A window from Oreochromis aureus strain Israel breed Guangdong linkage group 16, ZZ_aureus, whole genome shotgun sequence encodes these proteins:
- the pofut2 gene encoding GDP-fucose protein O-fucosyltransferase 2: MAQSVLNRLLMFFASACSFSSFLLSVFVALSAFDEGNSDNVFSASQTVTAPVAAARDLRYLLYDVNPPEGFNLRRDVYIRMASLVKTLRKEGDDWVLVLPPWGRLYHWQSPNLHQIRIPWGEFFSLTSLQANVPVIEYEEFIAENGGPFIDHVLVLQNYAEGWTDGKWEEKVDERPCIEKLMYSKDKHGYYRGWFWGYEETRARNVTCLSAQGHASVIAPVLQKNITATSVMLDRAETLLHDHYAGKDYWNTRRSMVFAKHLRLIGDDFRSSYLNSTDETDHTPYSEDWTRMKAKPGSAKGGPYLGVHLRRKDFIWGHREDVPSLKGAVKKIRSLMKKHKLDKVFVATDADDEEIKELKKLLPDMVQFEPSTEDLELFKDGGVAIIDQWICAHARFFIGTSVSTFSFRIHEEREILGFDPKTTYNRFCGDTEKECEQPTHWKIVY; the protein is encoded by the exons ATGGCGCAGAGCGTACTGAATAGACTGCTGATGTTCTTTGCTTCAGCGTGTTCTTTCAGTTCGTTCTTGCTTTCAGTTTTCGTCGCCCTTTCCGCATTCGATGAAGGAAACAGTGATAATGTATTTAGTGCAAGCCAGACGGTTACTGCACCCGTTGCTGCCGCCAGGGATTTGCG GTACCTTTTGTATGATGTAAACCCTCCAGAGGGTTTCAATCTGCGCAGAGATGTCTATATTCGCATGGCTTCTCTGGTCAAGACATTGAGGAAAGAAGGAGATGACTGGGTGTTGGTGCTTCCCCCATGGGGTCGCCTTTACCACTGGCAGAGCCCTAACCTCCATCAAATCCGCATTCCATGGGGGGAGTTCTTCAGCCTTACTAGCCTTCAGGCCAACGTACCTGTCATTGAGTATGAAGAATTCATTGCTG AAAATGGAGGCCCGTTTATAGACCATGTTCTGGTACTGCAAAACTATGCGGAAGGATGGACTGACGGAAAATGGGAGGAAAAGGTTGACGAGCGGCCATGCATCGAGAAGTTGATGTACTCCAAAGATAAACATGGCTACTACAG gggCTGGTTTTGGGGATACGAGGAGACGAGAGCTCGAAATGTAACGTGTTTATCAGCACAAGGCCATGCATCTGTCATAGCACCGGTTCTTCAGAAAAACATTACAGCAAC ATCTGTTATGCTCGACCGAGCAGAGACACTCCTTCATGATCACTATGCTGGGAAGGACTACTGGAAT ACACGACGCAGCATGGTTTTTGCAAAGCACCTGCGTCTCATAGGGGATGACTTCAGATCAAGTTATCTGAACTCTACAGATGAAACAGACCATACGCCATACAGCGAGGACTGGACTCGTATGAAG GCCAAGCCTGGCTCAGCTAAAGGTGGTCCATATCTGGGCGTCCACCTGCGCCGGAAAGACTTTATCTGGGGTCACAGAGAGGATGTGCCGAGCCTTAAGGGAGCTGTCAAAAAAATACGCAGCTTGatgaaaaaacataaacttgaTAAAGTTTTTGTTGCGACAGATGCAGACGATGAAG AAATAAAGGAGCTGAAAAAGTTGTTGCCAGACATGGTGCAGTTTGAGCCATCCACAGAGGACCTCGAACTCTTTAAAGATGGAGGAGTTGCCATAATTGACCAGTGGATATGTGCCCATGCAAG ATTTTTTATAGGAACATCagtttccactttctctttCCGGATCCACGAAGAGAGGGAAATTCTGGGCTTTGACCCCAAAACTACATACAACCGTTTCTGTGGGGACACTGAGAAAGAATGTGAACAGCCCACGCACTGGAAAATTGTTTACTGA
- the LOC116312900 gene encoding tubulin alpha chain-like isoform X1, with protein MPECISVHVGQAGVQIGNTCWELYCLEHGIQPDGQMPSDKPIGGNNHCSSALFSETEAGKYVPRAIFVDLEPTVIDEVRTGTYRQLFHSEQLISGKEDAANNYARGRYTIGRDIIDSVVDRIRKLADQCTGLQGFLVFHSFGGGTGSGFTSLLMERISVEFRKKSKLQLAVSPAPHVSTAVVEPYNSILTAHTTLEDSDCVFMVDNEAIYDIYQRNLNIERPSYTNINRLISQIVSSITASLRFDGALNVDLTDFQTNLVPYPRIHFSLAAYAPVISAEKPYHEQLSVAEISNECFEPSNQMLKCDTHHGKYMLCCLMYRGDVVPRDINSAIRAIKTKRTIQFVDWLPTNFKMGINYQPPTVVPGGDLAKVQRAVCMLSNTTAIAEAWARLDHKFDLMYAKKAFVHWYVGEGMEEGEFLEAREDMATLEKDYEEVAGINSFEDDDEY; from the exons GCCAAATGCCTAGTGACAAGCCTATAGGTGGCAACAATCATTGCTCTAGTGCTTTATTCAGTGAAACGGAGGCTGGGAAGTATGTCCCCAGGGCAATCTTTGTTGACCTGGAGCCCACTGTCATAG aTGAAGTTCGAACAGGAACATATCGTCAGCTATTTCACTCTGAACAGCTGATCTCAGGAAAGGAGGATGCAGCTAACAACTATGCCCGTGGACGCTACACCATTGGGAGAGACATCATTGACTCTGTCGTTGACAGGATCCGCAAACTG GCTGATCAGTGCACTGGTCTTCAAGGATTCTTGGTCTTCCATTCCTTTGGTGGAGGAACTGGTTCTGGCTTCACCTCCCTGCTGATGGAGAGAATCTCTGTTGAGTTTCGCAAAAAGTCAAAGCTTCAACTGGCTGTTTCCCCTGCCCCTCATGTTTCCACAGCAGTGGTGGAACCTTACAATTCCATCCTGACTGCCCACACCACCCTGGAGGACTCTGACTGTGTCTTCATGGTGGACAATGAAGCCATTTATGACATTTATCAAAGAAACCTTAATATTGAACGTCCTTCCTACACCAACATCAACCGCCTTATAAGCCAAATAGTCTCATCCATTACAGCGTCACTTCGTTTTGATGGAGCCCTGAATGTTGACCTGACAGACTTCCAAACCAACTTGGTGCCATACCCTCGTATCCATTTCTCTCTGGCCGCCTATGCCCCTGTCATCTCTGCTGAGAAACCCTACCATGAGCAGCTGTCTGTGGCTGAAATCTCCAATGAGTGCTTTGAACCCTCAAACCAGATGCTAAAATGTGATACTCATCATGGTAAATACATGCTCTGTTGTCTGATGTATCGTGGTGATGTGGTGCCCAGAGATATCAACTCTGCTATCAGAGCAATCAAGACCAAACGCACCATTCAGTTTGTGGATTGGTTGCCCACAAATTTCAAGATGGGCATCAACTACCAGCCTCCAACTGTGGTTCCTGGTGGAGACCTGGCCAAGGTGCAGAGGGCTGTGTGTATGCTAAGCAACACCACAGCCATCGCTGAGGCCTGGGCCCGACTGGACCACAAGTTTGACCTGATGTACGCCAAGAAAGCCTTTGTTCACTGGTATGTTGGGGAGGGCATGGAGGAAGGAGAGTTCTTAGAGGCCAGAGAAGATATGGCTACTCTGGAGAAGGATTATGAAGAGGTGGCAGGTATCAACTCatttgaagatgatgatgaatattaa
- the LOC116312900 gene encoding tubulin alpha chain-like isoform X2: protein MPSDKPIGGNNHCSSALFSETEAGKYVPRAIFVDLEPTVIDEVRTGTYRQLFHSEQLISGKEDAANNYARGRYTIGRDIIDSVVDRIRKLADQCTGLQGFLVFHSFGGGTGSGFTSLLMERISVEFRKKSKLQLAVSPAPHVSTAVVEPYNSILTAHTTLEDSDCVFMVDNEAIYDIYQRNLNIERPSYTNINRLISQIVSSITASLRFDGALNVDLTDFQTNLVPYPRIHFSLAAYAPVISAEKPYHEQLSVAEISNECFEPSNQMLKCDTHHGKYMLCCLMYRGDVVPRDINSAIRAIKTKRTIQFVDWLPTNFKMGINYQPPTVVPGGDLAKVQRAVCMLSNTTAIAEAWARLDHKFDLMYAKKAFVHWYVGEGMEEGEFLEAREDMATLEKDYEEVAGINSFEDDDEY, encoded by the exons ATGCCTAGTGACAAGCCTATAGGTGGCAACAATCATTGCTCTAGTGCTTTATTCAGTGAAACGGAGGCTGGGAAGTATGTCCCCAGGGCAATCTTTGTTGACCTGGAGCCCACTGTCATAG aTGAAGTTCGAACAGGAACATATCGTCAGCTATTTCACTCTGAACAGCTGATCTCAGGAAAGGAGGATGCAGCTAACAACTATGCCCGTGGACGCTACACCATTGGGAGAGACATCATTGACTCTGTCGTTGACAGGATCCGCAAACTG GCTGATCAGTGCACTGGTCTTCAAGGATTCTTGGTCTTCCATTCCTTTGGTGGAGGAACTGGTTCTGGCTTCACCTCCCTGCTGATGGAGAGAATCTCTGTTGAGTTTCGCAAAAAGTCAAAGCTTCAACTGGCTGTTTCCCCTGCCCCTCATGTTTCCACAGCAGTGGTGGAACCTTACAATTCCATCCTGACTGCCCACACCACCCTGGAGGACTCTGACTGTGTCTTCATGGTGGACAATGAAGCCATTTATGACATTTATCAAAGAAACCTTAATATTGAACGTCCTTCCTACACCAACATCAACCGCCTTATAAGCCAAATAGTCTCATCCATTACAGCGTCACTTCGTTTTGATGGAGCCCTGAATGTTGACCTGACAGACTTCCAAACCAACTTGGTGCCATACCCTCGTATCCATTTCTCTCTGGCCGCCTATGCCCCTGTCATCTCTGCTGAGAAACCCTACCATGAGCAGCTGTCTGTGGCTGAAATCTCCAATGAGTGCTTTGAACCCTCAAACCAGATGCTAAAATGTGATACTCATCATGGTAAATACATGCTCTGTTGTCTGATGTATCGTGGTGATGTGGTGCCCAGAGATATCAACTCTGCTATCAGAGCAATCAAGACCAAACGCACCATTCAGTTTGTGGATTGGTTGCCCACAAATTTCAAGATGGGCATCAACTACCAGCCTCCAACTGTGGTTCCTGGTGGAGACCTGGCCAAGGTGCAGAGGGCTGTGTGTATGCTAAGCAACACCACAGCCATCGCTGAGGCCTGGGCCCGACTGGACCACAAGTTTGACCTGATGTACGCCAAGAAAGCCTTTGTTCACTGGTATGTTGGGGAGGGCATGGAGGAAGGAGAGTTCTTAGAGGCCAGAGAAGATATGGCTACTCTGGAGAAGGATTATGAAGAGGTGGCAGGTATCAACTCatttgaagatgatgatgaatattaa